A genomic region of Corticium candelabrum chromosome 6, ooCorCand1.1, whole genome shotgun sequence contains the following coding sequences:
- the LOC134181593 gene encoding uncharacterized protein LOC134181593, which produces MSDQWISKFQELMDGGWICSNDELKMCCFWYAFTGVLEAELDAFRQWWNTHRMRKTKTGQCPGGIPEDIFALPQLTGTQDYLCPIDSEVFGEAYEQLASVEPSFYSQKFEDAAQSCLSVMGIRAADIASENCVMVYKFLIAFIEYMHIN; this is translated from the exons ATGAGTGACCAGTGGATTTCAAAATTTCAAGAGCTAATGGATGGTGGATGGATATGTTCCAACGATGAACTGAAAAT GTGTTGTTTTTGGTATGCATTCACTGGCGTTCTAGAAGCAGAACTGGACGCATTTCGTCAGTGGTGGAACACCCACAGAATGAGGAAGACGAAAACTGGTCAATGTCCCGGCGGCATTCCAGAGGATATCTTTGCTTTGCCTCAGCTAACCG GAACGCAGGACTACTTGTGCCCTATTGATTCTGAGGTGTTTGGCGAGGCTTATGAGCAACTGGCCTCTGTTGAGCCTAGCTTCTATAGCCAAAAGTTTGAAGACGCCGCTCAGAGTTGTCTTAGTGTGATGGGAATCAGAGCTGCAGACATAGCTTCAGAAAACTGTGTGATGgtttataaatttttaatagCGTTTATTGAATATATGCACATTAATTAG
- the LOC134181025 gene encoding glutamate receptor 4-like: MRTLYIVVVAAIVNPNLLLCVSAPNKKVFDKLSTTYVLVDDIISDQSIQFVIDEVARQTVRDSWNLTKIHHFEVVNVEKDDKACQSCYIFPVVHLTERCLPSRMSLNPPVASFPVSNNKTSKPSVFHIQFGYDDTSEIPAVLAVADKMKWTSAVYVGDKHAGSFYDSLLRWARTFRILDVVSVNDDVDLAHLHTKISRREVDFVIGHCHTYACYKTVKKLLVLHSEESIGKSSVPWLITEAITEKIREEGAFTSLNVHTAVYGLQLPLPGLPVIDTLLEKVPSIYDKQQDCRLKKHCAVTLRKQLNVLDFYDALVSTIYKGGQHMSTDDEIVFQFVNNTDDFRSIRGAIQFAETVERVYPTVYNVLKLCQFSVDIVGVYNNSDSDWLHDLKPLINETYKNHPRRYRREAKKCAPAGNHFITTTVRDPPFLFYDPNNTMEGYHHGPFCGFIVDMMEWLAAEIGISYTLKENPYLKFGSVDENGVGNGMVGELMNCEVDLAAASLTITSSRSQHISFTKPYIDVVSAILVSRPEQEGSDIWSFLNPFDFATKVVIIASLATVSIVFLVLQKLSPYFKSSETTAGEEASPGDDRRNTFWFFYTTFVQQGPDDAPSLSGKIIVGGWYFFALIIIATYTANLAAFLTVKSFAQSVNSIDDLAAQTEIIYGTLKDSSTLEFFKNSPIDVHRRMYTFMTNTEGSMVDTVREGLLRVQNKRNGEYAFISERPVIDYFASHKPCKTQVVGRGFDSHGFGLALPREMPYETNFSLAILKMRESGFIENLSNKWFEKGECASSNDDSSLSDVEKVRITDMVGVMIILVCSIGASIVIAIIERIWWITKERRKKLVSSDISEVDDLTPSVKETSVVYV; this comes from the exons ATGAGGACTTTATATATTGTTGTCGTTGCTGCAATTGTGAATCCCAATCTTCTACTTTGCGTCTCAGCTCCTAACAAGAAAGTGTTCGACAAACTGTCTACAACAT ATGTTCTAGTGGACGATATTATTTCTGATCAATCAATACAATTTGTGATCGACGAAGTGGCACGACAAACAGTTCGTGATAGTTGGAACTTGACGAAAATCCATCACTTCGAGGTAGTCAACGTGGAGAAAGACG ATAAAGCCTGCCAATCGTGCTACATATTTCCCGTTGTTCATCTAACCGAAAGATGTTTGCCCTCCCGTATGTCTCTCAACCCACCCGTCGCTTCTTTTCCTgtttcaaacaacaagacatcGAAGCCGTCCGTGTTTCACATACAATTCGGATATGATGACACATCAGAGATTCCGGCCGTTCTGGCCGTTGCTGACAAAATGAAGTGGACGTCAGCTGTGTACGTGGGTGACAAACATGCAG GTTCGTTTTACGATTCGTTGCTGCGTTGGGCAAGGACATTTCGCATATTGGACGTGGTATCAGTGAATGACGACGTAGACCTTGCACATTTGCACACAAAGATTTCTCGAAGGGAGGTTGACTTTGTGATAGGTCACTGTCACACGTACGCGTGTTACAAAACCGTGAAGAAG TTGCTCGTTCTTCATTCAGAAGAATCAATTGGTAAATCGAGTGTGCCATGGTTGATAACCGAGGCAATAACTGAGAAA ATTCGAGAGGAAGGCGCTTTTACTTCACTAAATGTTCATACAGCAGTTTACGGACTGCAACTGCCTCTTCCTGGTCTTCCTGTCATCGACACTCTTTTGGAAAAAGTTCCGTCTATTTACGATAAGCAACAAGATTGTCGTCTCAAGAAGCATTGCGCTGTAACTCTAAGGAAACAG TTGAATGTTTTAGACTTTTACGACGCTTTGGTATCGACGATCTACAAAGGCGGACAACATATGTCTACAGACGACGAAATTGTGTTTCAGTTCGTCAACAATACG GATGATTTCCGGAGTATTCGTGGTGCCATACAGTTTGCTGAGACTGTAGAAAGAGTATATCCGACAGTCTACAACGTTCTAAAACTTTGTCAATTTTCAGTTGATATC GTTGGAGTATACAACAACAGCGACTCAGATTGGTTGCACGATCTAAAACCTCTAATAAACGAAACTTACAAAAATCACCCAAGACGGTACCGAAGAGAAGCGAAAAAATGTGCACCAGCTGGAAACCATTTTATTACAACTACCGTTAGA GATCCTCCGTTTCTTTTTTATGATCCCAATAATACAATGGAGGGATATCATCATGGTCCTTTCTGTGGTTTCATAGTCGACATGATGGAGTGGCTTGCAGCAGAAATAGGAATTTCGTACACGCTGAAAGAAAATCCGTATCTAAAATTCGGATCTGTGGATGAGAATGGTGTCGGCAATGGAATGGTTGGAGAACTAATGAACTGC GAAGTGGATTTAGCAGCTGCTTCCCTAACTATCACCAGCAGTCGATCTCAACACATTTCTTTTACCAAACCTTATATCGATGTCGTGTCGGCAATTCTCGTTTCTAGACCCGAGCAAGAAGGATCCGACATCTGGTCGTTTCTCAATCCATTTGATTTTGCTACTAAAGTAGTCATTATCGCCTCTCTTGCGACAGTGTCGAtcgtgtttcttgttttgcaaAAACTCAGTCCATACTTCAAGTCTAGTGAAACAACGGCTGGAGAGGAAGCATCTCCAGGAGACGATCGAAGAAATACATTTTGGTTTTTCTACACTACTTTTGTTCAGCAAGGCCCGGATGATGCTCCATCTCTGTCCGGAAAAATCATCGTTGGTGGTTGGTATTTCTTTGCGCTGATCATAATAGCAACATACACCGCCAATCTTGCAGCTTTCTTGACGGTAAAGAGTTTTGCTCAAAGCGTTAATTCGATCGACGATCTCGCCGCGCAAACAGAAATTATATACGGGACATTGAAAGACTCCTCAACTCTCGAATTCTTTAAAAATTCGCCCATAGACGTGCACAGGCGGATGTACACGTTTATGACAAACACTGAAGGCTCTATGGTAGACACCGTTCGAGAGGGACTTCTTCGAGTGCAAAATAAACGAAACGGTGAGTACGCGTTTATATCGGAACGACCAGTTATAGACTATTTTGCATCTCACAAACCGTGTAAAACTCAAGTGGTCGGAAGAGGATTCGACTCTCATGGATTTGGTTTGGCTCTTCCTCGAGAAATGCCATACGAAACTAATTTTTCTTTAGCTATTTTGAAAATGAGAGAGTCGGGCTTTATTGAAAATTTGAGCAATAAATGGTTCGAAAAAGGTGAATGTGCAAGTTCAAATGACGATTCGTCGTTGTCTGATGTTGAAAAAGTTCGCATTACGGATATGGTCGGTGTGATGATAATTCTTGTGTGCTCGATTGGTGCGTCTATTGTGATTGCAATCATTGAGCGTATCTGGTGGATAACAAAAGAAAGGAGAAAAAAACTTGTATCATCTGAC ATTTCTGAAGTTGATGATCTAACGCCATCAGTCAAGGAGACTTCTGTCGTCTACGTGTGA
- the LOC134181491 gene encoding uncharacterized protein K02A2.6-like: MVEQVEFPLQLVEEAHIEAARPLRLQSRIPLPKPLVVRGNISQSWREFRQIWDSYEILANLKLPDMKEHRIATFITCIGQDALRIYNALPFADDADKRDLDKVLEEMEKYCLGETNVIYERFRFNQKAQREGESFDQFLTDLKELAKTCQFGQMHDELLRDKIVVGVRDDTLRKQLLQEKELTLATCVSVCRACETTAAHMKEMGNNETQQVHAFRAKQKSFGKQRRQLPRAEMSTHKECKYCGKDHKWGKQHCAAYGKLCKKCNKQNHFAQMCRSSAKSGTKQAAVHMMRYDSDSMYEDSSDDQRWSKQQVVTLTLTPRDDEINVLDGRRYENKLCTTLTVDETPIRFQMDTGATCNVIRKQDIPHRRLNDLQQTTQTLTQYSGAEIRPLGKCILRVKNQKNAQTYDVQFVVVDNAATTSILGAQTSQAMSLIKVDYDNIQMIQETEQPQGRVTWKQTMLTKELITQKYAEVFEGELGTLPGVTHLDIDPMIQPVKQPPRRLPIAMKDRLKAELQRLERLEIIQKEEAPTDWISSLVVVKKQNGKLRVCIDPQPLNKALKRSQYQMPILEDILPELSKAKIFSVLDVKNGYWHVRLDEPSSKLTTFNTPYGRYRWNRLPFGITPAPEIFQRALDSAIHGLAGIYTIADDILVVGSSTTHDEARKDHDENLLRLLQRCRNQGIKLNKDKCYIATQKVAYMGHVLTSQGIEPDDDKIEAIVKMPPPQDVQGVRRFIGMTNYLSKFMPHLSDLLDPLRQLTKQHIQWEWTDVREIAFNDIKRTVTATPVLRYFDPKDGTTIQCDASQTGLGAVLMQSGQPVAYTSRTLTDTEQQYAQIEKELLAIVFGMEKFNTYTYGRIIKVETDHKPLETIHRKPLHTAPKRLQRMLMRLQKYSFTVEYKQGKQMVLADTLSRAYLQHTPRDCERIEVFQVKHNLAKECEQIDMLQDVQVSQVRLADIRNATKTDTAMQQLKQTILQGWPDNKHTLPGSIAEFFNVRDELVIQDDIILRGNRVVVPRSCRPDMLQRIHTSHIGVNGCLRRARESLYWPGITAEVKNHVSRCHICRTYETRQTKEKLQTHEIPDRPWAKVGVDLFTFQGREYLLTTDYYSNYWETDRLLTTTSEEVVKKLKAHFARYGIPDILISDNGPQFSSSYFRTFIRKWDITHKTSSPGYPQSNGKVENNIKTAKNLMKKAYRANADPWLAIVDFRNTPTQGMTTSPVQRLMSRRTRRLLTTATSLLKPKVTQELEALRQSKEQQKKYYDRTARDLPELKEHQTVRIQPFGRSQEWQQAKVIKQLPNRSYNVEAANGRTYRKNRVHLRESKETFCKQPIGDSMTELELPTKQTTPSKKTQETTAPPSKPRPQKTVTTRRGRTINKPVYLKDYVLK; this comes from the coding sequence CTCAAACTACCAGATATGAAGGAGCACAGGATCGCTACATTCATAACGTGCATAGGACAAGATGCTCTTAGAATATACAATGCACTGCCATTTGCAGACGATGCGGACAAGAGGGACCTGGATAAGGTTcttgaagaaatggagaaGTATTGCCTCGGGGAAACTAATGTCATTTATGAACGTTTCCGTTTCAACCAGAAAGCTCAAAGAGAGGGTGAGTCTTTTGATCAATTCTTGACAGACCTCAAAGAATTGGCCAAGACGTGTCAATTCGGACAGATGCATGATGAGCTACTGAGAGACAAAATAGTAGTGGGTGTTAGAGACGACACATTGAGAAAACAACTACTACAGGAAAAGGAACTTACGCTAGCGACATGTGTATCAGTCTGTCGAGCATGCGAAACGACAGCTGCACATATGAAGGAGATGGGCAACAATGAAACGCAACAGGTTCATGCATTCAGAGCCAAACAGAAGAGCTTTGGCAAGCAACGCAGACAATTACCACGTGCAGAAATGTCAACACACAAGGAATGCAAATATTGTGGTAAGGACCACAAGTGGGGCAAACAGCACTGTGCTGCGTATGGGAAGTTGTGCAAAAAATGCAATAAGCAGAATCATTTTGCACAGATGTGCAGGTCAAGTGCGAAATCCGGAACAAAGCAAGCAGCCGTCCACATGATGCGATATGATTCCGACAGCATGTATGAAGACAGCAGTGATGATCAACGCTGGAGCAAACAGCAAGTAGTGACACTAACGTTGACGCCGCGTGATGACGAAATCAACGTGTTAGATGGCAGAAGATATGAAAACAAGTTATGTACAACGTTGACAGTTGATGAAACGCCTATCCGATTTCAGATGGATACAGGTGCCACATGCAATGTCATCAGGAAACAAGATATTCCACATAGAAGATTGAATGACTTGcagcagacaacacaaacacttaCTCAATACAGTGGAGCAGAGATTAGACCACTTGGGAAGTGCATACTGCGTGTCAAAAATCAGAAGAATGCGCAAACCTATGATGTTCAGTTTGTTGTGGTGGATAATGCAGCTACTACATCCATATTAGGAGCTCAGACATCACAAGCCATGAGTCTAATCAAAGTGGACTATGACAACATCCAGATGATACAAGAGACTGAACAGCCACAGGGGAGAGTCACATGGAAACAAACCATGCTCACTAAAGAATTGATTACTCAAAAATATGCTGAAGTATTTGAAGGAGAACTTGGCACACTTCCAGGAGTAACACATTTGGACATCGACCCCATGATACAGCCAGTGAAACAGCCACCGAGACGACTTCCAATTGCCATGAAAGACAGATTGAAAGCAGAGTTGCAGAGACTTGAACGCTTAGAGATTATACAGAAAGAAGAGGCACCCACAGATTGGATCTCAAGCTTAGTAGTGGTGAAGAAGCAAAATGGGAAGCTACGAGTCTGTATAGACCCACAACCACTCAACAAAGCATTAAAACGAAGTCAGTATCAAATGCCGATACTAGAGGACATTCTACCAGAGCTATCAAAAGCAAAAATTTTCAGCGTGTTAGATGTGAAGAATGGCTATTGGCATGTACGACTTGATGAACCCTCCAGCAAGCTTACGACATTCAACACACCATATGGGAGATACCGCTGGAATAGATTGCCATTTGGGATCACGCCAGCACCGGAAATTTTTCAAAGGGCACTGGACAGTGCAATTCATGGACTTGCCGGAATATACACGATTGCAGACGATATTTTAGTAGTTGGCAGTAGCACAACACATGATGAAGCAAGGAAAGATCATGATGAGAATTTGCTACGACTACTACAGCGATGCAGGAATCAAGGAATAAAGTTGAACAAAGACAAATGCTACATTGCAACACAGAAGGTAGCCTACATGGGACACGTGCTTACGTCTCAAGGGATTGAGCCGGATGATGACAAGATAGAAGCAATAGTGAAGATGCCACCACCACAGGATGTACAGGGAGTGAGGCGATTTATTGGTATGACCAACTACTTATCAAAGTTCATGCCACACCTGTCCGACCTCCTCGACCCGCTCCGACAGCTAACTAAACAACACATCCAGTGGGAATGGACTGATGTCCGGGAAATAGCATTCAATGACATCAAGAGAACAGTAACAGCAACACCTGTACTCAGGTACTTTGATCCCAAGGACGGAACAACTATACAGTGTGATGCATCTCAAACAGGACTAGGAGCTGTATTGATGCAATCAGGTCAACCAGTAGCATACACCAGCAGGACTTTAACTGACACTGAGCAACAATATGCTCAGATAGAGAAAGAACTTCTAGCAATTGTGTTCGGAATGGAGAAGTTCAACACGTACACCTATGGAAGAATAATCAAAGTAGAAACGGATCACAAACCACTCGAGACGATCCACAGAAAACCATTGCACACAGCACCGAAGAGGTTGCAGAGGATGCTCATGCGCTTGCAAAAGTACAGTTTTACCGTAGAATACAAACAAGGGAAACAAATGGTATTGGCAGACACATTGTCCAGAGCCTacctacaacacacaccacGAGACTGTGAACGCATAGAAGTATTCCAAGTAAAACATAACTTGGCAAAAGAGTGTGAACAAATAGATATGCTACAAGATGTTCAGGTGTCACAAGTGAGGCTAGCTGATATCAGAAAtgccacaaagacagacacggCCATGCAGCAGCTGAAACAGACGATTCTACAGGGATGGCCcgacaacaaacatacactacCAGGATCCATTGCTGAATTTTTCAATGTGAGAGATGAACTAGTCATACAGGATGACATCATTCTCAGAGGAAACAGAGTTGTGGTACCAAGAAGTTGCCGCCCAGATATGCTACAGCGGattcacacatcacacattggAGTGAATGGATGCTTGAGGAGAGCCAGGGAGTCATTATACTGGCCAGGGATAACAGCCGAAGTAAAAAACCATGTTAGCCGATGTCACATATGCCGGACCTATGAAACTaggcaaacaaaagaaaagTTGCAAACTCATGAGATTCCAGACAGGCCATGGGCCAAAGTTGGAGTAGACTTATTTACATTCCAAGGACGTGAATATCTACTCACAACGGACTATTATAGCAACTATTGGGAGACGGACAGATTGTTAACTACTACTTCAGAAGAAGTTGTCAAAAAGCTGAAAGCACACTTTGCTCGATATGGAATACCCGACATACTGATATCAGATAATGGTCCTCAATTCTCTTCCAGTTACTTTCGAACCTTTATAAGGAAATGGGACATTACACACAAGACCAGCAGTCCGGGGTATCCACAGTCGAATGGCAAAGTCGAAAACAACATTAAAACAGCGAAAAACCTCATGAAGAAAGCCTATCGAGCAAATGCAGATCCATGGCTGGCGATCGTAGATTTTCGAAACACCCCTACACAAGGTATGACCACTAGTCCAGTCCAAAGGCTGATGAGTCGCAGGACTAGAAGACTACTGACGACAGCAACATCATTATTGAAGCCCAAGGTCACTCAAGAACTTGAAGCTCTCAGACAATCcaaagaacaacaaaagaaataCTATGACAGAACAGCTAGAGACCTACCTGAATTAAAAGAACACCAAACTGTAAGAATTCAACCGTTTGGAAGGTCTCAAGAATGGCAACAAGCTAAAGTGATTAAACAGCTACCCAACCGATCTTACAACGTTGAGGCAGCCAATGGAAGAACCTACAGAAAAAATCGAGTTCATCTCAGAGAATCAAAGGAGACGTTTTGCAAACAACCAATTGGAGATAGTATGACTGAGCTAGAACTACCcaccaagcaaacaacacCATCAAAGAAGACTCAAGAAACAACAGCCCCTCCAAGCAAACCAAGACCTCAGAAGACAGTTACTACCAGAAGAGGCAGAACAATCAACAAGCCAGTCTATCTAAAAGACTATGTTTTAAAGTAG